The Scatophagus argus isolate fScaArg1 chromosome 20, fScaArg1.pri, whole genome shotgun sequence genome window below encodes:
- the LOC124052111 gene encoding inactive phospholipid phosphatase 7: MGREENLALSNMPSSYNARSRARERNSVLSRPEFMSLNHQPLRGGGGGGGAGGGHSESRGSARRPGQIKHQTSQTSEEPTDSGSKDRRESSKMPEEDCMQLNPSFKGIAMNSLLAIDICLSKRMGVCAYTSSSWGGCRSMVALLALTGHGITWIIGTIVCLTRSNTLAGQEVLVNLLLALLLDVLTVAGVQRLVKRRGPWEMTPGFMDCIAMDIYSFPAAHASRAAMVSKFLLSHLVLAVPLRILLVLWAFLVGMSRVLLGKHHLTDMVCGFALGMFHFSLMETVWLSSSTCQTLISISTLSWSPFS, encoded by the exons ATGGGCCGAG AGGAGAACTTGGCCCTATCCAACATGCCCTCGAGTTACAATGCGAGATCCAGGGCGCGGGAGAGAAACAGCGTCCTGAGCAGACCTGAGTTCATGTCACTGAACCATCAACCCCTCCGCGGCGGCGGCGGTGGCGGTGGCGCAGGTGGTGGCCACTCGGAGAGCCGAGGCAGCGCAAGGCGTCCCGGTCAAATCAAGCACCAAACAAGCCAGACAAGTGAAGAACCTACCGACAGTGGCAGCAAGGACAGAAGAGAGTCCAGCAAAATGCCAGAGGAAGACTGCATGCAGTTGAACCCTTCGTTCAAGGGAATAGCGATGAACTCCCTCCTCGCCAttgacatctgcctgtccaAGCGCATGGGGGTGTGTGCCTACACGTCGTCCTCCTGGGGAGGCTGCCGCTCCATGGTCGCCCTGTTGGCGCTTACAGGGCACGGCATCACGTGGATCATTGGTACCATTGTGTGCCTCACGAGGAGCAACACTCTGGCTGGGCAAGAGGTCCTGGTCAACCTGCTGCTTG cCCTCCTTCTTGACGTCTTGACTGTGGCTGGAGTCCAGAGACTGGTGAAGCGCAGAGGACCCTGGGAGATGACTCCAGGCTTCATGGACTGCATCGCCATGGACATCTACTCCTTCCCCGCTGCTCATGCCAGCCGGGCTGCCATGGTCTCCAAGTTCTTGCTGTCCCACCTGGTCTTGGCCGTGCCGCTTCGCATCCTGCTGGTGCTGTGGGCCTTCCTGGTGGGCATGTCACGGGTGCTGCTGGGCAAACACCATCTAACTGACATGGTGTGTGGCTTTGCACTGGGCATGTTCCACTTTAGCTTGATGGAGACGGTGTGGCTCTCATCGAGCACCTGTCAGACTCTTATTTCCATAAGCACGCTCAGCTGGAGCCCCTTTTCATGA
- the fam78ab gene encoding protein FAM78A isoform X2 produces MGCIQSIRCKPKSFRDSIIVLEVSSSIDPNPTSIDESSSVVLRYRTPHFRACARVMVPPVAAKETWTIGWIQACNHMEFYNTYGNKGMSSWELPDLRDGKIQAISDSDGVNYPWYGNTTETCTVVGPTKKDSKFTVSMNDNFYPSVTWGVPVSDSNVPQLSSIYRDQSFTTWLVAINQSTSETLVLQTIHWRMRLHIRVDPEKPLGQRAILNEPVAQEQPQILGKNEPIPSNAMVKPNANDAQVLMWRPKNGDPVVVIPPKY; encoded by the exons ATGGGCTGTATCCAGAGTATCAGGTGTAAGCCCAAGAGTTTCCGAGACAGTATCATCGTCCTGGAGGTGAGCAGTTCCATCGACCCCAACCCCACCAGCATCGACGAATCATCCAGCGTGGTCCTGCGTTACCGGACACCTCACTTCCGAGCTTGTGCCCGGGTCATGGTGCCACCAGTAGCCGCCAAAGAGACATGGACTATCGGCTGGATTCAAGCTTGTAACCACATGGAGTTCTACAACACTTATGGAAACAAAGGAAT GTCGAGTTGGGAGCTCCCTGACCTGCGTGATGGCAAGATCCAGGCCATCAGCGACTCGGATGGGGTGAACTACCCGTGGTATGGCAACACCACAGAGACCTGCACCGTCGTAGGCCCCACAAAGAAGGACAGCAAGTTCACCGTTAGTATGAATGACAATTTCTACCCCAGTGTGACCTGGGGCGTGCCGGTCAGTGACAGCAATGTGCCTCAGCTTAGCAGCATCTACCGTGACCAGAGCTTTACAACTTGGCTGGTAGCCATCAACCAGTCCACTTCAGAGACCCTCGTACTGCAGACAATCCACTGGAGGATGCGGCTTCACATCCGAGTTGACCCAGAGAAGCCCCTGGGTCAAAGGGCCATTCTGAACGAGCCCGTGGCCCAGGAACAGCCCCAGATCCTGGGCAAGAATGAGCCCATCCCCAGTAATGCCATGGTCAAGCCCAACGCCAACGACGCCCAGGTGCTGATGTGGCGGCCAAAGAATGGTGACCCTGTGGTGGTCATCCCACCCAAATACTGA
- the fam78ab gene encoding protein FAM78A isoform X1, producing the protein MRLSSPPDFWTLLWTVLLFNAMGCIQSIRCKPKSFRDSIIVLEVSSSIDPNPTSIDESSSVVLRYRTPHFRACARVMVPPVAAKETWTIGWIQACNHMEFYNTYGNKGMSSWELPDLRDGKIQAISDSDGVNYPWYGNTTETCTVVGPTKKDSKFTVSMNDNFYPSVTWGVPVSDSNVPQLSSIYRDQSFTTWLVAINQSTSETLVLQTIHWRMRLHIRVDPEKPLGQRAILNEPVAQEQPQILGKNEPIPSNAMVKPNANDAQVLMWRPKNGDPVVVIPPKY; encoded by the exons ATGcgtctttcttctcctccagacTTCTGGACGTTGTTGTGGACTGTGTTGCTATTTAATGCAATGGGCTGTATCCAGAGTATCAGGTGTAAGCCCAAGAGTTTCCGAGACAGTATCATCGTCCTGGAGGTGAGCAGTTCCATCGACCCCAACCCCACCAGCATCGACGAATCATCCAGCGTGGTCCTGCGTTACCGGACACCTCACTTCCGAGCTTGTGCCCGGGTCATGGTGCCACCAGTAGCCGCCAAAGAGACATGGACTATCGGCTGGATTCAAGCTTGTAACCACATGGAGTTCTACAACACTTATGGAAACAAAGGAAT GTCGAGTTGGGAGCTCCCTGACCTGCGTGATGGCAAGATCCAGGCCATCAGCGACTCGGATGGGGTGAACTACCCGTGGTATGGCAACACCACAGAGACCTGCACCGTCGTAGGCCCCACAAAGAAGGACAGCAAGTTCACCGTTAGTATGAATGACAATTTCTACCCCAGTGTGACCTGGGGCGTGCCGGTCAGTGACAGCAATGTGCCTCAGCTTAGCAGCATCTACCGTGACCAGAGCTTTACAACTTGGCTGGTAGCCATCAACCAGTCCACTTCAGAGACCCTCGTACTGCAGACAATCCACTGGAGGATGCGGCTTCACATCCGAGTTGACCCAGAGAAGCCCCTGGGTCAAAGGGCCATTCTGAACGAGCCCGTGGCCCAGGAACAGCCCCAGATCCTGGGCAAGAATGAGCCCATCCCCAGTAATGCCATGGTCAAGCCCAACGCCAACGACGCCCAGGTGCTGATGTGGCGGCCAAAGAATGGTGACCCTGTGGTGGTCATCCCACCCAAATACTGA